CCGGTGGGCCACGACCTCCGCGTGGTGCACGGCGGCGAGCACCGCGCCGGCCAGGAAGGCGGCCACCACGAACGTGCCGACCGCCGGAAGTTCGCGTCCCCAGGTGAAGGCCAGGATCAGCACGGCCACCAGGGGTACGGAGACGGTCCAATCGGTCAGTCGGGATCGGAGCAGCGCGGCCATCTACCAACCCTGCCAGAAAATTCGATCATGTGACCAGTGCCCGCCGGAGTCAGTTCCGTACCGATCGTGACCAGGGCAGGCCGCCGCGCCGCCACCGGCGTACCTCGGCCGGCGGCGGCGCGGACGGATGGATCAGGAGTACGGCAGGCGGAGCACCGACTGGTTGCCGACGCCCAGCGTGCTGGGGTTGCTGCCGATCGCCGACCACACCTCGACCCGGACCGTGCCGTTGCTCAGCGCGCCCAGCGTGCCGGTGGCCGAGGCCAGGCCGGCGCTCTGCGTGTAGTGCTCGTAGCCGGGAACCGGGTCGGTGGCGAAGTAGCGCCACGTCTCGACCCGTTCCCAACTGCCGTTGCCGGTCAGGTCGTAAGAGACCCGCAGCTGCACACCGTTGCCGACCGCCCGGTCGGCGTCGAGGAACAGGTCGAACGCGGTCTGCCCCCCGGCGTAGGCCAGGTTCAGGCCGGTCGCCGTGAAGACCTGGGCGTTGGTGGGCGTACCGTCGTGGTTTCCGTTGGCCGCCGCGACGGTGACCGTGGCCGCGCCGCCCGCGGCGCCCAGCCCGCCGCCGGGCAGCAGGTAGCGGGTCGGGTTGCCCGGGGTCGGCGGCGGGGTGGTGGGCGGCGGCGTCGTGGGCGGCGTGCCGCCCGTCGCGTTGCCGCCGCTCCAGGTGTACGCCCCGGTGGTGGCCGTCCGCCCGGCCCCGACGGTGAGCGTGGTGCCGTTGGAGAACGTCACCGTGACCGGCGCGGCGGTCGGGTTCGACGCCACGTACGTGCGCGCCCCGTTGCGGGAGAAGACCGCAGACAGCGGGTGGTTGCCGGTCACCGACGTGTCGACGGTGCCCAGCGCGGCCAGGTTGCGGATCCAGTGGAAGGTGTGCGCCCGGCTCTCGCCCTCCTCCGGGGTGTAGCCGGGGTTTGCGCGCAGGTTCGCCAACGCCGCGTCCCCGTCGCCGAGGGCCTGGAACTGCCACAGGATGTCCTGCCACACCGTCGGCGGGCCGCCGTTGTTGCGGACCAGTTCGGCGTAGTTGGTCCGCACGTAGGCCGGGTTGTTGCCCAGGTACAGGTGACCGCCGGTGACGGGCAGCAGGTTGATGCCCTGGATCATCTCCGGCTCGCCGCTGAACCAGGTCGCGTACGCGCCGCCGTCACCCCAGACCATCCCGACCGTGGAGTGGCCGAACGCGGACGGGAAGTTCTGGTCGCTGGAGTCGAACCAGTACTCCTGGATGGCCGCCGCCTGCGTGGTGTAGAGGAAGATGCCGGCGTCGCGGACGGCCGTGTCGCCGGTCACCTGCCCCCACTGGATGAGGGCGTTGGCGAAGTTCATCCCCTCCGACGAGGACTCCTGGTTGTTGCCGGCGCCGAACGAGCCGTGCCCGGACGCCCAGTCGTGGCCCGCGTAGATGTCGAAGTCCCGCAGGTAGGGGAAGCGGGTGTCGTCGCGGCGGTAGTTGTTGGCGTCGCGGATCAGCAGGTCCACCATGCCGCCGTAGCGGCTGGCGGAGGCCCAGGTCGGGTCGAACTTCGCCAACGTCGCGGCCGCGGCGATGTAGTAGCCGTAGTGGAAGTGGTGGTCGTTGAGCTCCTGGTCGGAGCCGTACGACGCCGGGTAGCCGATCAGGGTGCCCCAGTTGGCGTCGTAGTAGAAGACCCGGGACGTCTTGCCGCTGGACGCGGTGAACCAGTCGGTCAGCGTGGTACGGATCGCGTTCAGCGCGCTGTCCCGCGTCGCGGTGTCGTTGACCAGGTCGGCCACCTCGGCGAGCCGGGCGGCGCGGCCGAGGCCCTTGCCCGTCCAGTAGGTGTCGTTGCCGCGCTGGTCCATCGGGTTGCCCCGGGCGGCGGCCAGGTGACCCGTGAGGGTCGCCAGGTCGGCGCCGCTGCCGTCACCCACCGCCGGCAGCTCCGGGAGCACACCCTGGAACTTCATCGCCGTACGGAACTGGGTGACGCCGGTGAGCACCTTCATCCGTCCCCGGGCCGACGGGTAGGTCGGCGTGATCGGGGTGGAGCCGGTCAGGGACTTCCACTGGTGCGGGTAGAGGCTGACCACGGTCTGCGTCGCGGTGCCCTCCCGGGCGGTCGTCGTGAACGCGTACGTCGTGGTCAGACCGCTGGTCGCCGGGTCGTAGACGTACGAGACCCGGGTGCCGGTGACGTGGGCGTGCGCGTACTGGGCGTAGGTGGCGGCCAGGCTCGCCCGCTCCGCGGCGCTGCCGGTCGGCGGCAGCAGCGCGACGGAGAAGTAGCCCCGCCCGGCCAGCGTGGAGGAGATCCGGCTCCCGCCGACGGTCCAGCTGGCGCCGCTCGGGGCGAACGCGACGTAGTCGTGGCCGTTGACCCGGAACCCGAGGGTGGCCCCGCTGCTCGACCACACCTCGGGAGCCCCGGAGGTGTTGATCACCGCGTCGCCGCCGCTGCTCTGGAAGTACGCGAACGGCAGGCCGTGGCCGATCGTGGCGCGCAGGGTGCGGGCGCCGTCGCTCCAGTACGGGCTGACCGTCCAGTCGGACCAGCCGTCGACCCGGACCACGGGGGCGGCGAGCCCGGCCACACCGACCCGGATGTCCTGCACGTACGGGAAGTGGAACTCCCCCACGCCGGTCGCCGTGCCGCTGATCGCGGGCGTGGAGTTGGCGGAGAAGCCGAGGCCGTCGCCGAAGGTGTCGTACGAGATCGGGTGCGCGTGCAGGGGCTCACTGTAGGCGCAGTCGAGGCGCTTCCAGAGCAGCGACGACCACCAGTCGTTGGTGGGGACCGCGCCGGCGGGCGCGTTGGCCGTGACGAACTGGCGGGGGTTGGTCGACATCTGGCCGCAGCCGCTGGGGAGTGGGCCGACCGGCGTGGTGGTGTAGCTGCCGGCGCCGACGGGCGCGGCCTCGGCGGCGCGGGTGAGGGGGATCGTGAGGCCGCCGACGAGCAGGGCCAGCGCGGTGCCGGCGACCAGGGCCCATCGGCGGTACGGGACGGGAGGTTTCATGGTGCCTCCATCGCGGGCCGGACCGGGGCGGGGGCGGCCCGGCGCCGGCACTCCTTGGTTCGGTATGGACGGGAACGTCGGCTGAGAGAGCGCTCTCTCGCCCGCACGGTAATCGAGCACTGAGAGCATCGTCAATGTTTCCAAGGGGTTCCGCGCTGATGTCGCAATTCGAAACGCGCGTCGGCGGGAGTGGTGACGGTGGCGTTGGCACCGGCGGTCCGTCACGCACGCCCGTGACCTCCACCGACGCCCGGGCACCGGCCTGACGCGGTGCTCAGAGTGCCGGGCATACGCCGGCGCCATAGTCTTCGTACCGGCCCACCACGAGCTGCTCCCCGGCGGGACCTGGAAGAAACCGGAGCGGAGTCGGGCATACCGGAGCGAGACGCGACTCCTGGACCGCCTCGACCGACTGGTACGCCGAGACGAGTGGCCGCCCCGCGCCGACCATTAGCTCCGCCCCCGCCCGGTGGTCGTTTCCGGCCTGCCTACTATGGATGGCGCCTTGGACTCGCGAGGTCGCCCTACATGCGACGGCCCGCCCCTCATGTGGACGCCCGCCGCCTTCGCTAGACCGCACGCAGAAGCGCGCGTCTCAGAGCGTGTTTGAGATGGGGATGTTCAGGTGCCGGTGAAGGTGCGGCGGGCTTGACGGCGTGCGGGTTGGCCGCGGGTGATGCGGCGTGTCGTGCCGGCGATCGCGGCCCAGCGGATCAGCGCTGCGGGGACGGCGGGGCCGACAGCATCGCCGCGGCGTAACTGATGCGGATCCCTTTTCGCGCCTTGCTCAGTCGCCGTCCTGCCACCTGCGCAGATCCGTCTGGTCATGATAGGGCATGCGGTCCGGCGTGGTTATAAATTCCATCGTCGCGCCCCAAGGCATGCGGCAGTAGCAGACCTTGTTTCCAGGACCTTTCTCGGTTGCATAGGGAATATCGCGAGGCGCCGCGAGTGGGGTGCCTCCGGCCCTTTCGAAGCGCTCAACCGATGCGTCGATGTCGTCGTTGTAGAGAGCGAAGTGCGTGATGCCGAAGTCGCTCGCTCGGATCGGCTGGGCTTGTTCGGGGCCGTGCATCTCGAACAGCTCGAGATCGGGTCCGGTCCCGATCTTGAACATCGCCTGCGCGCGCACGACCGTTCCCGGGAAAGCGCCAACGGCCCGCTCGAACTCGGGTCCCTGCCGCGGTGGATCCTGCGGTCCGAAGGACCGATAGATCACCTGGCCGCCGAAAGCTTCCAGCAGGAACGATATTGCGGCTTCGATGTCGGGCACCGTGATGCCGATATGATTGACGCCGCGAATGACAGGTGCGGTCATGACAGTTTCCCTTTTTATCTCATCGATCGATCGGGATAGGTGCGCACGCAACTCGCCCGTAGTGCCGCGAACCGCCCGGCCCACGGCGGCGGGGTCGCAGAGTCTCACCTGGCCTTGAGGAAATCGATCAGAGCGGCCGCGACCTCACCCGGCCGTTCGTCCGCGACATAGTGGCTGCACCGCGCAATCGAGCCGCCCGTCACATTGCTGGCGAACTCTTTGAGCATCGGCACCATCTGCGCACCGAAGCGCTGATCCCCGCCGAGACCTAGCACCGGCATCTCGAGCGGTTGCTTCTTGTACTCGAGCGCGGCCGCATGGTCGGCGGTGAGGGTCCGAAACCATTCCATGCCGCCGCGGGTGCGGCCAGGAAGCGCCATCGCTTTCGCGTAGATCTCGATGTCTGCCGGATTGAAGGTGCTGTGGTCGTAGAACCGCTCAGACATGAAGGTCGAGACATAGTCATATTCACGGCCATGGATTATGCGCTCGGGTAGATCCCGGTTCATATGGAAG
This genomic stretch from Micromonospora krabiensis harbors:
- a CDS encoding glycosyl hydrolase; amino-acid sequence: MKPPVPYRRWALVAGTALALLVGGLTIPLTRAAEAAPVGAGSYTTTPVGPLPSGCGQMSTNPRQFVTANAPAGAVPTNDWWSSLLWKRLDCAYSEPLHAHPISYDTFGDGLGFSANSTPAISGTATGVGEFHFPYVQDIRVGVAGLAAPVVRVDGWSDWTVSPYWSDGARTLRATIGHGLPFAYFQSSGGDAVINTSGAPEVWSSSGATLGFRVNGHDYVAFAPSGASWTVGGSRISSTLAGRGYFSVALLPPTGSAAERASLAATYAQYAHAHVTGTRVSYVYDPATSGLTTTYAFTTTAREGTATQTVVSLYPHQWKSLTGSTPITPTYPSARGRMKVLTGVTQFRTAMKFQGVLPELPAVGDGSGADLATLTGHLAAARGNPMDQRGNDTYWTGKGLGRAARLAEVADLVNDTATRDSALNAIRTTLTDWFTASSGKTSRVFYYDANWGTLIGYPASYGSDQELNDHHFHYGYYIAAAATLAKFDPTWASASRYGGMVDLLIRDANNYRRDDTRFPYLRDFDIYAGHDWASGHGSFGAGNNQESSSEGMNFANALIQWGQVTGDTAVRDAGIFLYTTQAAAIQEYWFDSSDQNFPSAFGHSTVGMVWGDGGAYATWFSGEPEMIQGINLLPVTGGHLYLGNNPAYVRTNYAELVRNNGGPPTVWQDILWQFQALGDGDAALANLRANPGYTPEEGESRAHTFHWIRNLAALGTVDTSVTGNHPLSAVFSRNGARTYVASNPTAAPVTVTFSNGTTLTVGAGRTATTGAYTWSGGNATGGTPPTTPPPTTPPPTPGNPTRYLLPGGGLGAAGGAATVTVAAANGNHDGTPTNAQVFTATGLNLAYAGGQTAFDLFLDADRAVGNGVQLRVSYDLTGNGSWERVETWRYFATDPVPGYEHYTQSAGLASATGTLGALSNGTVRVEVWSAIGSNPSTLGVGNQSVLRLPYS
- a CDS encoding VOC family protein — translated: MTAPVIRGVNHIGITVPDIEAAISFLLEAFGGQVIYRSFGPQDPPRQGPEFERAVGAFPGTVVRAQAMFKIGTGPDLELFEMHGPEQAQPIRASDFGITHFALYNDDIDASVERFERAGGTPLAAPRDIPYATEKGPGNKVCYCRMPWGATMEFITTPDRMPYHDQTDLRRWQDGD